A section of the Hemibagrus wyckioides isolate EC202008001 linkage group LG04, SWU_Hwy_1.0, whole genome shotgun sequence genome encodes:
- the LOC131352213 gene encoding extracellular calcium-sensing receptor-like yields the protein MENPENPLLSKDGDVIIGAIFTIHRGTQIQSLTYTEKPPPLICISIDLRQIRLAQTMIFAIDEINGSNHLLPNITIGYKIYDSCRSGLVSMKAAMALMNGQETTADGACSGQAEVQAIIGESESTPTIALTKITGPFNIPVVSHAATCECLSNRKEYLAFFRTIPSDYQGRALAYLVKHFGWSWVGAVNSDNDYGNNGMAIFLKAAKEEGICVEYSEKFDPSNSEKIMKVVDIIKKSTAKVIILFLAFFDMTILVEQLILNNITGYQIIGVAWISGSGLATPANFNVLAGSIGFDVGKLKIDGFADYAANRFWQKYFPCLPTDGKISQTEIDCSKYEDMIQFMNYSKDISELRYANNVYNAVYAVAHSLHSLLRCTEISCEKRKIIQSWQVVESLKKLNFTTKIGDHILFDSPAATAAKYDLVNWQRGLNGEVEFKVIGYYDASLPAGQQFVLNTKDIVWAGEKREKPRSVCSESCPPGTRKAAQKGRPVCCYDCIPCADGEISNQTDSNNCELCPGEYWSNALKNKCVLKVVEFLSFTEDMGIILVFFSLFGAILTVLVAILFLIEKDTPIVKANNSELSFLLLFSLTLCFLCSLTFIGRPSEWSCMLRHTAFGITFVLCISCVLGKTVVVLMAFRATLPGSNVMKWFGPLQQRFSVLAFTLIQVLICVLWLTVSPPFPYKNMNYYKEKIILECSLGSAIGFWAVLGYIGVLAFLCFVLAFLARKLPDNFNEAKFITFSILIFCAVWITFIPAYVSSPGKFTVAVEIFAILASSFALLICIFTPKCYIILFKPELNTKKNMMGKTASKSL from the exons ATGGAAAACCCAGAAAATCCTCTGCTGTCTAAAGATGGAGATGTGATAATTGGAGCTATCTTTACAATACATCGTGGTACACAGATTCAGTCGTTGACATATACTGAAAAACCTCCACCTTTAATCTGCATTAG CATTGATCTACGTCAAATACGCCTTGCTCAGACTATGATTTTTGCAATTGATGAAATCAACGGAAGCAATCATTTGCTCCCAAATATCACAATTGGTTACAAGATTTATGACAGCTGTCGCTCAGGTTTGGTATCTATGAAAGCAGCTATGGCTTTGATGAATGGTCAGGAAACAACAGCAGATGGTGCCTGCTCTGGACAAGCAGAAGTACAAGCCATCATAGGAGAGTCAGAGTCTACTCCTACTATAGCACTCACAAAAATTACAGGACCATTCAATATCCCAGTG gtaAGCCATGCTGCCACATGTGAATGTCTGAGCAACAGAAAAGAGTACCTGGCTTTCTTCAGGACCATTCCGAGTGACTACCAGGGTAGAGCTCTGGCATATCTGGTCAAGCATTTTGGCTGGTCCTGGGTGGGGGCTGTGAACAGTGATAATGACTATGGAAACAATGGAATGGCTATTTTTCTGAAAGCAGCCAAAGAGGAGGGAATATGTGTTGAGTACTCTGAGAAGTTTGATCCGTCAAATTCtgagaaaataatgaaagtggTCGATATTATTAAGAAAAGCACAGCCAaagtaatcattttatttcttgccTTCTTTGATATGACCATTCTAGTAGAACagcttattttaaataatatcacTGGCTACCAGATAATCGGTGTTGCTTGGATTTCTGGTAGTGGCCTAGCAACACCAGCAAATTTTAATGTACTTGCTGGATCTATAGGATTTGATGTGGGAAAATTGAAAATTGATGGGTTTGCTGACTATGCTGCCAATAGATTTTGGCAAAAATATTTCCCCTGCTTGCCAACAGATGGAAAGATTTCTCAAACTGAAATCGACTGCAGCAAATATGAAGATATGATTCAATTTATGAACTATAGTAAAGATATATCAGAACTGAGATATGCAAATAATGTCTACAATGCAGTTTATGCTGTGGCACATTCTCTACACAGCCTGTTGAGATGCACAGAAATAAGttgtgagaaaagaaaaataatacaatCATGGCAG gTTGTTGAATCTCTAAAAAAGTTAAATTTTACCACTAAAATAGGAGACCATATTTTGTTCGACAGCCCTGCGGCAACAGCTGCAAAATATGATCTGGTGAACTGGCAACGAGGGCTCAATGGAGAAGTGGAGTTTAAGGTTATAGGCTATTATGATGCCTCCCTGCCAGCTGGGCAACAGTTTGTCCTAAATACTAAAGATATAGTCTGGgctggagagaaaagagag AAGCCAAGGTCTGTGTGCAGTGAGAGCTGTCCTCCAGGAACCAGGAAAGCTGCACAGAAAGGAAGGCCTGTCTGCTGCTATGACTGTATACCATGTGCAGATGGAGAGATCAGTAACCAGACAG ATTCAAATAACTGTGAGCTGTGTCCAGGAGAATATTGGTCTAATGCTCTCAAAAATAAGTGTGTTTTAAAGGTTGTAGAGTTTCTGTCATTTACAGAGGATATGGGGATAATACTGgtgtttttttcattgtttgggGCTATATTAACTGTGTTAGtagctattttatttctaatagaAAAGGACACTCCCATTGTTAAAGCCAATAACTCTGAGCTGAGCTTCCTGCTGCtcttctctctgactctgtgtttcctctgttcacTCACTTTCATTGGAAGGCCATCTGAGTGGTCTTGTATGCTGCGTCACACAGCCTTTGGGATCACCTTCGTCCTCTGTATCTCCTGTGTACTGGGGAAAACAGTAGTTGTGTTAATGGCCTTCAGGGCTACACTCCCAGGCAGTAATGTCATGAAATGGTTTGGGCCTCTACAGCAGAGATTCAGTGTACTTGCCTTCACTCTCATTCAGGTTCTTATCTGTGTGCTTTGGTTAACAGTTTCTCCTCCTTTCCCATACAAAAACATGAACTACTACAAGGAAAAGATCATATTAGAATGTAGCTTGGGCTCAGCTATAGGTTTCTGGGCTGTGTTGGGGTATATAGGAGTTCTTGCTTTCCTATGCTTTGTTTTAGCTTTTCTAGCTAGGAAGCTGCCTGATAATTTTAATGAAGCTAAATTCATCACATTTAGTATACTTATCTTCTGTGCAGTTTGGATCACTTTTATTCCAGCTTATGTCAGCTCTCCTGGAAAATTCACTGTAGCTGTGGAGATATTTGCTATTCTGGCCTCCAGTTTTGCTCTACTAATCTGTATATTTACACCTAAATGCTATATTATTCTGTTTAAACCTGAACttaacacaaagaaaaatatgatgGGGAAAACAGCATCAAAATCCCTTTAA